In Saccharolobus solfataricus, a genomic segment contains:
- a CDS encoding ISH3-like element ISC1439B family transposase — protein sequence MQVYETGFKTELKSLASYFIVNNLNVISQELDTRIADAAPFLLTGNRGKEYLKVVREGEKVMSQGERSFKFYPHVKVEGETTIVAVDETAITVGEKESRKVEGFQLYNGKRKGVKLRSVDLVFPLRLSLLEEIADLRSDTPSQFLMRAVSEVAQHLKIDYVVADAGFLNLKVIKEMPVKTVVGGKTNLKGFKELSNVPLTEKKCEVNDRVYVAYRVLKYNDLYYYEVIYVKEKPRHFIFVTNFNGDPYKLAELYRLRWQSEEGFKVRKARIRYVRKLTNKIFLYLYYTVLDSVWNLVNYLLFNFKSTKRKPLSFNSFVRLL from the coding sequence ATGCAAGTTTATGAAACGGGATTCAAAACGGAGTTGAAGTCCCTCGCTAGTTATTTCATCGTCAATAATCTTAACGTTATCTCCCAAGAGTTGGACACGAGGATCGCGGACGCAGCTCCGTTCCTGTTGACAGGGAACAGGGGAAAGGAGTACTTGAAGGTCGTTAGGGAAGGAGAGAAGGTGATGAGTCAAGGGGAGAGGAGCTTCAAGTTCTACCCTCACGTGAAAGTTGAGGGAGAGACTACAATCGTTGCAGTGGACGAGACCGCGATAACCGTGGGGGAGAAGGAGTCGAGGAAGGTGGAAGGATTTCAACTCTATAACGGGAAGAGGAAGGGAGTTAAGTTGAGGTCCGTGGACTTGGTGTTCCCCTTGAGGTTGTCCCTCCTCGAGGAGATAGCTGACTTGAGAAGCGATACTCCCTCCCAGTTCCTGATGAGGGCCGTGAGCGAAGTTGCTCAGCACCTCAAGATAGACTACGTTGTTGCTGACGCGGGTTTCCTGAACTTGAAGGTAATCAAGGAGATGCCCGTGAAGACCGTGGTAGGAGGTAAGACCAACCTGAAGGGCTTCAAGGAACTCTCCAACGTCCCTCTAACCGAGAAGAAATGCGAGGTAAATGACAGGGTTTACGTTGCGTATAGGGTCCTGAAGTACAATGACCTTTACTACTATGAAGTGATATACGTCAAGGAGAAACCCAGGCACTTCATCTTCGTTACCAACTTCAATGGAGATCCCTACAAGCTAGCTGAGCTCTACAGGTTGAGATGGCAGAGCGAAGAGGGCTTCAAGGTCAGGAAGGCCAGGATAAGGTACGTGAGGAAGTTAACCAACAAGATCTTCCTCTACCTCTATTACACTGTCCTAGATTCAGTGTGGAACCTCGTGAATTACCTCCTCTTCAACTTCAAGTCCACGAAAAGGAAGCCTCTCTCCTTCAACTCCTTCGTCAGGCTTCTCTAA